AAAATGATGTTATTTGCAAGTAAACCTCGTCCAATTTGATGTATCCAAATGGTAATTTAGGGTCACTCTCATCGATCATCTGCTTCAGAAGTTTTCCCAGATGAGTTTCAGTGTCATTGCCAGTCCATCCCCATTGTTCAGCTAAATTTAGCATTTCTGTGAGGTAGGAAGCATTGTGAAGAGGTCCTATCCAAAGGGGACCCGAAACAACGAGTGAGCTTGAAACCTGAAAAGAACTAAATAGCACCTTAGAATGTTATCCAATTTGACACCATACTGTGGACATAGAAGGACTTGTGCAACTGTTTCCTGTATCACGGAAGCATAGTTCAAAAGTACATAATAACAAAACAATCTACATGTTATAATCCACTGGCATTAAAAGAATAGGTCAATTCCAAACTGCATAAAAATGCTTGAAGTGATTTGTACattagaaacttatatatttagCAAAGGTAAAAGAAGTCGTAAATTTAAAGAGCAAAACAGAGAGAAGTGTAACGGAGGTTTGGGGATTAGAAGCTTTGCTACACCAAATAATCAGGTTTTACTTGTTAAGTGGTTGTGAATGTTTACCTTAGAGCAGAAGAGTCTTTAGATATGGGTGGTTAGGGGTGAATTTGGGGTGATAGAGGGTAATTGGTGTTCTAAAGAGGTGAAGGGGTGGGGTGGGGAAAGGTAAGGTGTGGGCCTTTGGAAAGCAACCAGAAAAGGGTGGAAAGAGTTTTGGCTTAGGACAGGCGTCATAGTAGGAATTGGGCTCAAGACCAAGTTTCATTTAACAGATGGTGTGGGCACCAATCTGACCAGCCACTGAAAGATCATTTCCTCAAAAGTTTCTTTAACTGAGCTAGAATTCTTTTTGGGGAGTCAAAATCTTCCCGTCTTGGACTTTGTTCATGGTTTCTTTTTTCTAGGGGTGGTGGAAGATGGGGTGGAGGAGGAGAGTGTTCAGGTTGTGGTTGTGGCCcttgtctttttcctttttctttagtCTCCTCGACACTTTATGTATACTTCCTGTGTAAAAAGTGACCCTTTTCCCATTAGGTGCTCTTTAACATGTTTTTCTTATTGAAGGAGTTAAGCTTCAATTTTATTGTCCTCTAATAGCAGTGCCAAGTTCTAACACAACAAATCAAACACTGAAGTGTGTAATCTACAAGCATATTCAGTATaatgaataaacaaatcaaGCGTTACACCACAAACTTACTTCTCTTGAAGAAAAATTGTAGAATGAAGCTGTACCTTTGCATCACTGCAGGGGCAACAGATCCGGCCAAGCTCATTCCATGAAAAAGCTTGAGAGTTTCCACACTCGGTGCAGTAGCTGATGAAGCCATAGTTCCTGCCACAGTTATAACACAAAACATGGTCACCTACACAACAGAgctacaataaaaaataaaaataaaaaaaccttaaaatggAATCACAATCAACTATCACCTGTTTTCAGGAAGTTTTCCACGGTTCATTCGGAGCATGACTCTAAACACAGGTCCATGGTAAGAATAGTATGAGAAAAGTGGTGTGATGCGGTAGCCCAGCACAGACGCCTCCCGCAAGGCTCCACCTATAAGCATTCGCAAACCAACCTCATTCGAATATGGCATAGGTCGAACAAATGCTCCATATGAAGCTAAAgaactaaagaaagaaaaacccacATAAATATACCAATTGAAGTACACAAATATAATGCAACACATCAAGAAACCGTGATAAAACATGCTCcctttttggaaaattttattcttcaaaaacatgGAAAACATTCCAGCAAATTTCGTTTAGAGCTTGCTTTCTGTCAATTCGCTTCTCTTACTTAGAAGATATTTGGGATATTTCTCTCTTCCTCAATTTGATCTAAACTTTTTggttttcttaaaaattacttaaaagaAGATCATGCATTTTCTTCagaattcaaagaaaaatgattcagTTGGAATGTGTAGTGTTACTTCCTCGaattcaaaattacaagatCAATATCAGATCCCCGGACAAACTGCCATAGATTTGTCAAATAAAGACACCATAAACCCAAATTCAGCCTATTTCTTCAAGAAAAACTGACAGGGTATCAAGCCATTCCACAAAGCATCTAGAATATCAGTCGACAAACATAAAACACCACATtgataaaaatcaaaagtaaaacTCACTGATGAGGCCTGTGACCACCGGAGGTGTACCCATCAGTCGACGTGACATAAAACAATCCATCCAACTTCAGGGCATTATACGCAGACCGCAAAAACGACGACTCGCTCCCAAACGAATCAACATCAATCAGATCATAGAAATCCCTACGCAGATAACACTCCGTCATGACCCGATTCGCATCTGTATGCGTCACAACCCACCTCCTCTCCTCCCCCGAACCCCCCAACCCCTGCGACAAATTCTCCAAAATCGTCCTCCCGTAATTCTCATTTGCATCATTCGCCAAGACGAAATCGGCCTCCGCCTCCACGAGGTACCGGAGCGACCGAATTCCGCAGCCGCACATGGCGTCAAGAACCCTAACACTGCCTTTCGATTTCTTGTAGAGCGACGCCGCCAAGACCCCGAGGTCGCGGCCGGTGGCGCTCTCGTGCCGGAAAAAGGAATCGCCACTGTCGAACGTGAGACCCCTTTCGGTGCGATACTCGGATTCGGGGAGGGCTTGGCAAGCAGAAAGtggcttagggttatggttttGCGGGTGTGGTGAAGAGCGGAGaagaaatggagaagaggaTAGCGTTTTGGCAGAGAGGAGTATCATGGCGGGAGATATGGTTAGGGTTTTACAAATTTCCCGGGGTTTTATCGAAGTTGCTGGTGCATCGCGTGACACGTGTTTGATTGTTTCCTCGATTGACGGTCCTGATGCTTCTAACTCATTACACCCTGTTTGTCCctgaaaaatacaaatttaataatttttacaatGTCCACAAtcaagaaaaatcctaaataaaatcttttaaatttcaaaaatatatttaaagactggccatttattttacaaaattgttaaattactttaaaataaatgtttttattatttctagAATATTAACGAAATagaatcataaaaatgaaaataaaaattatttataaaaaattaaaaatttcttggagatattcaaaataataaaataataatagtatccCATCTTCATTCCCATGACAAACAAGCCCTTAACTTTAACACGGCAATATCCCAGACtcaaaacgctgcgttttgaACTGAGAGAAGCAAAGCAGAAGGGGTGCTTCCATCTTCCCCAGCTCTCTCTGTGCGTCAATGGAGAAGAAAACGGAGAAAGGGAAAACGGAGAAGCGGCCGAGAAGATCTCCGAGAGCGAGAAGATGGTTCTCAACGCCGTTTCTAGGTATTGCTTTCACAATATGGTTTCCTTTGAAACTCattaattattgaaaacaaacaaaacctaGAAAATTTCCCGTTTCTGGAATATTTCCTAAAGAGCTTACTACAACATGGAAGTATAAATTTATCCATGTAATTTGGATCTACGCATGTGTGATATGCATCCAAGAAGTAGTTAACATGAACTGAATTCGGAGAATTTGTTGTAGTTGTCGGTGACCTAATTTGTAGCGTTGTGATTGTCGGTAGTAATAGGAAGAAGATGATTTAGGAAGAAGTGGCTGGTGAAAAGGCGCAAACAAAGTACATGCGATGAGGATCACTTAGTGGGGTCTAGTTGTTTGATATTTGTTGATAGGTactattgatttatttttgtgcTTTTGATTGTAAGGAAAAATGCTGGTTGATTTTGCTTGAgtaatgggattttttttttttttttttctgataagtTAGTTGAGTAGTGGGATGTTGTATGCGacattgattttgaatttgtttaagTTCTCATGGAGCTCAAATCTGTCCTAGCTACTTCTGTTTGAGCTTGGCTTGAGAAAAATTTGAGCGGTTGATCTGATCAAACCAAGGCAAATGAAAACTAAGGGCCTGTTGGTGGTGgaaattaaaaccatttttgtttgaaaaataggacaaatgaataatgatgaagaaaacatgtttggaaCTTTCCTAAATATGGGTCGTCCTTAGAACacaaaacatattattttagtGTTTTGAAGAATAAACACTTTTgcaattgaaaatgattttgaaaatgaaatttctctgttttccttttcaaaaatgaaaatatttctaaagcAAGGGGCCTAAGCTTTATGGCTGGGTGGGTTGGCATGGATATGGGGGGTCGAGTTTAGAAGCTTTTATCCTCGACTTAATAAACTACATTATCATAACTTTAGAACTTGACCATCACTAATGTGGGCTTATAGCTATTGCAGTGTTTATGAGGAAAATTACTCGGCGATGTTAGAAGGTGAAGATGAGCATGGATGAGGACTTAAAGCGAGGTTTGTGATACAACTCTTGACTATGGTTCAGCCACATGAAATTAACTGAAAAATGTACCCACACTTGCATGAGTTCAGTCCAAACAAAACATTGATCTGTGATAATTACCAAGGGACAAAGAAACAGTTGAGGCCTTTTAGAGGTACTTCCCAAGCTCTGCGTAAAGTTTTTTACCGCtaattacaatatattttatgtttgccaaacctatcaaaaataatgtttgccaaaaattattatgtattgatttttaattatccTCGTTTACTCAACAACCACATAATCTGAGTGGTGAATCAGTGTCAGTGTCAATGTCAAACGTGGGTAGGAGAATTTCCCTAGGTGTTTCTATGTTGGAATTGGGAAACTGGGATCGGCTTTGAGGCCATTTAGAGTATCTCACTAAATTGTGGCAACTGGAAAATCATGGCTGTGAATCCAACCATAAAACAGGTGTTCATttgtcatttttcaattttcgtTTTTTTCCTCGattttgtttccctttttaTCACATTCCCAAATTTAGTTTGTTTAAATTGCGATGACAGACGTAATTTTCACATTTCCCATACAAGGCCAATGCATCTGCATTGTTTTGAGAGCATGTGTTTGGCATGACATTTTGCTATGGAGCTATTCTGCTGCTTAAATTTTGGAGAATCTTTAGATTGGTTTCCTTGTTATTAGTTTCACATTATGGCAAGTTGAGTGGCTTTCTTGCATTGTTTCATCAAAAAGATGATTAACACCAGTTCCCTCAGGTATTATTGTTGTTTGTGAACCAAGCCTTTGAGATTTTCTTGAGAACCTTTGGTTGAAAGGATTGTTTCCAGAAATTTGATGagttttatagaaataatgataGATTCGTTCTAAAAGGTACTCATATTCTGATATATctatagaaaattttcaatgaaaaaggTGTACAATTAATAAAAGAAGGTTGGAGAAATTGCATGAAAAGGTTTGAGCATCATCAAGTTAAATCCAGATAATATTATACTGAAGGGTTAGACAGATCTTACCTTCAAGATGTTGTAAAAAAGAAATAGGATCTAATAAACTGTCTCAAACTGTTACATCTTCCCTGTTATTACATGGTAAATCTCATAAGAAATAAAGAGGGTCCCAGGGGAAGAACTCTGAAAAACCTTTTAGCTGTTTGAAACTATATGTTCTTTTTGATATCACATTTACAGACTGTAATTATCATTTGAAATATAAACTATGTACTGTCATTAATAATAGTAATCTATTTCAAATCCAAAGCACGTACCGAATTTTTTAACTCATCAAAGTATCTTAATTTCATATTAGCATATTTTCCATGCTCCACCTGAAGATTAACCTGTGTGACAGTAGTCAAATTCACAGTGTGGATGAATGAACTATTAACTGAATTCAAATTCAGCCCATTCATGCAATCGGCAAAAACTTGTCATATGGAAAAAAACAGTTTCTACCTCTGTGATCAAActttagaaagagagagaagctGGAATCATGAAGCTGTGAAAACAACAATTTTAGAGTATCTTAAGATCCAGAACACCTATATATGCATGTGTAAATTTTATCTGTACTCTGATTCGTTAGGTTTGTATGTGTATTCAGATTATTTAAGTGCATGTATATGTGTTTATGGATATATCTATTTGTatattcctttaaaaataaaaaccattatagtGCATGTACACATATAAATGAAGAAGCTTTTTTGATGGAAAGACGTTAATGGTTATGTTTCTAAGTTTGGACAACTAAATTTCCTAGTGATCTAAGTTTAACTCTCAATGGTTTAACATTCACAAAATTCAAGAACTTTGAAAAACAGCAAGTTGAATAGGTGGGAACTGATGGAGCACCTTCCATCTGCACTTCTAACCTCACAGAAGACTGCAGAAGGATTGGCTGTTGGTCTGCCAATTCCTGGATTGAGAATGGGAATGGGACCTCAAATAAGTGCTTTTCATTACTTAGCATCATACCATATATAGCAATATTCTTAAGGGAGAAATACTATTGGTATCAATTCAaggaaatttaaatatattttgaaaaataattattttttaagagataCCAAAAATAGTAAgtaatcataatataaaatagagATTTGTgtattattctaattttcattaGAAGAGTCAAAACGCTTCGTTTTGAAATGAGAGAGAAAGCAAAGCAAAAAGGGAGCTTCCATCTTCTCTTGCTCTCTCTATGCATCAATGGAGAACAAAATGAAGATTGTTGAAATCAAGAAGACACCAAGAAGATCTCCGAGAgcaaaaatggttttcaatGCTATTTCAAGGTACTATTATCACAATGTAGTTTCCTTTTGAAACCCATTCACTGTTGAAACCAAACAAGACGTAGAATTCTGAAATATAATCCTAAAGAGCTTGGTATAACATGCAGATATGAATTTATTCACATAATTTGGGTTTACATGTTTGTTATATGCAGCAAAGGAGTAGTTAACATGAACTGAATTCGAAAAATTTTGTTGCAGTGGTTGGTAACCTAAGTAGTGTTGTGAATTTTGAGTTGGATTATGATGTTTCCCGATCTGTCATTAGGCTGGATGGGTGAGAATTGTGCTTCCATTTTTTTGGGATGAGGATTGGCTCTCAATGTGTTAATCTGAGGATGTGATGGAGGGACCAACACTTTTATGTTTAGTTTCCATATCTCTATAGAGTGGTGAGGGTGAGAAATTCCTTTGTTTCTTCAATTCGGAGTTCATTCTCTTCTTCAGTatggaatttcaattttcaatgcAATCTTTCTAACCATGAATTTGAGGAACTCACCATCCGTATGTCAACTGTAGTCTATATGTATTTATCATTCTCCTTCCTAGATATGAGAGTTTTGTCCTTGGTATCATCTGGTATGTTCTCAGTCAGCAAACTTCATTTGTAAGCCAAACCTCCACCTAAAATCAAGGCCTTTGCATGGCTAGTGGCAAGTAGGAAGGTTAATACTGATGACTTGTTACAGGTGAAGAGACCTTACAAAGCCCTTAGCTTATATTGGTTTATCATGTGTAAGAAAAGTGGGGAATGAAACAATCATCTCTTTTTGCATTGCCCAATAGTGTGGCATTTTGACATAGGTTGTTTGAATTCGTTGGGATTGATTGGGTCCCACCTACGAGTGTAATGGAGATGTTGACAATTTTCTACAAGGGTTTTGGAGGCCTCCATGGTTATTGCTGGTCTCACATTAATTTGGAATGTATGACTAGAgagaaatgaaatgattttttaggATAGATGGAGAATTCTGTGGGCATTATGGAATAAGATCTATTtctttgcttccctttgggTGCCAACTAGTGCATCATTTGGGGGCACCCTTTTGAGTATTATATTGCTAGATTGGAACTTAGCATGTAGGTCTACTAGATTGGATGAGAAGACTCTCTAAATGGGTGACTCTTCCATTGGGCCCCATCAAGTTGAATCTTGATGTGTGTTCTTCGGTAGGAAATTCAGGATAGCTAGGAATTGGAGGAATTCTCATGGATCATCATGGTACACTACTAAGAGCTTTCTCTAAATATGTTGAAGTGGGATGGAGATTCTAGCCTGTTGGAAGGCCTGAAGCTGGCTGAAGTTGAGGATCTTTCCAACCTTCTATTTGAGGGAGATTCAGCAGTAGTCCTATCTTGGGTGAATAAGAAAGAATGAAGCTCATGGAAATTTGGTGGATGACTTTgccaaattttctatttttcttcagaaaACGATTGCTCTTTTCATTGGATTTCTCATTCATCAACATGGCAGATGTGTTAGCAAAGCAAGGAGCCAAACATATGATACATTTGGGGGATTTTCTACCTCCCTGAATATTGTTTTTGTATTTGGGATCATCCTTAGATGTGCAAAGACCTGTCCTTTCTAGATAAGATAGTTTTTCCTACTTTTGATCAGAGTTTTTCTAGTGGTTGGTATTTTAgaggaaggatttctcatccttcttttacttctttcatggaaatgaaatatttgtttctgatcaataaatatatagtaaGATGATTTGGTTAGTGAAAATGTTAATGtcagaaaggaaaaagaaaaagaaaacttagCATCTGTTTGAGGAGGTGGCAAATAAAGCTGCATGGGCTGTCATGTACTTTAATTAAAATGGTGCTCTTTTGGAAAAAGTTGTTGGTTAGAATTAGTTTTATATATGTCCCATGAGttgatatttgttttcttggatTTAGAGATAAAGGTAAATTGAGGATAACCTagtaggcttttttttttttaggtgatAGGCAAATAAAAGAAGGATATTGATAGAAGCACCTAGCAGAAAAGGGCACAAACCAAGAATGCTTGATGAGGGTAATGGAGTAGGATTTGAGTTACACATGATTGATTTAAATTAAGATTGACCTTGCTGCAGATCAGGACAGTCCAGTTGTTTGATATTTGTTGATAGTTAAtactcaaataatttttgtgcctgTGATTTAAGGAAAAACGGGGATTGATTTTAGCTGAGTAGTGGTATGTTCTATGCAACATTGATTTTGTGTTGAGTTTAAGATCTCATGGAGCTTGAATCTATCTTATCTAGTTCTATTTGAGCTTGGCTTGAGAAAATTTGAGCAGGTGATTTGACCAGACCAAAGCAAATGAAAACCAAGGGCATGGTTGGTAGTGGaactgaaaactattttttgtctataaaacagaaaaaatgaaaatgatgaagaaaacatgtttggaaCATTTCCTGGAAATAAAAtgctaaaatattatttttcatgtgttgaaaaataaacacttcaacaattaaaaatgattttaaaaatgaaaattctatgttttgaaaatgaaaatatttctaaagaaAGCTTCTGCCTTTCTACTACTGACAGGCCTAACGTGCTACTGCTCTTTCCCTGTGAATATAGGATAACTTTTGCTGGGGGAATAGAAGCTCTTTTCTCAATTGAATAAGCTTAACTATCATAACTTTAGA
This DNA window, taken from Vitis riparia cultivar Riparia Gloire de Montpellier isolate 1030 chromosome 13, EGFV_Vit.rip_1.0, whole genome shotgun sequence, encodes the following:
- the LOC117928851 gene encoding tRNA (guanine(26)-N(2))-dimethyltransferase isoform X1; protein product: MILLSAKTLSSSPFLLRSSPHPQNHNPKPLSACQALPESEYRTERGLTFDSGDSFFRHESATGRDLGVLAASLYKKSKGSVRVLDAMCGCGIRSLRYLVEAEADFVLANDANENYGRTILENLSQGLGGSGEERRWVVTHTDANRVMTECYLRRDFYDLIDVDSFGSESSFLRSAYNALKLDGLFYVTSTDGYTSGGHRPHHSLASYGAFVRPMPYSNEVGLRMLIGGALREASVLGYRITPLFSYYSYHGPVFRVMLRMNRGKLPENRNYGFISYCTECGNSQAFSWNELGRICCPCSDAKVSSSLVVSGPLWIGPLHNASYLTEMLNLAEQWGWTGNDTETHLGKLLKQMIDESDPKLPFGYIKLDEVASRAKINSPPLRTMMSALNKEGYAVSRSHIAFNAIKTNCPMAVCIRIAKELQQC
- the LOC117928851 gene encoding tRNA (guanine(26)-N(2))-dimethyltransferase isoform X2, encoding MILLSAKTLSSSPFLLRSSPHPQNHNPKPLSACQALPESEYRTERGLTFDSGDSFFRHESATGRDLGVLAASLYKKSKGSVRVLDAMCGCGIRSLRYLVEAEADFVLANDANENYGRTILENLSQGLGGSGEERRWVVTHTDANRVMTECYLRRDFYDLIDVDSFGSESSFLRSAYNALKLDGLFYVTSTDGYTSGGHRPHHSLASYGAFVRPMPYSNEVGLRMLIGGALREASVLGYRITPLFSYYSYHGPVFRVMLRMNRGKLPENRNYGFISYCTECGNSQAFSWNELGRICCPCSDAKVSSSLVVSGPLWIGPLHNASYLTEMLNLAEQWGWTGNDTETHLGKLLKQMIDESDPKLPFGYIKLDEVASRAKINSPPLRTMMSALNKLPDPDDVYLHESFGLKTHQAPA